In a genomic window of Pedobacter sp. KBS0701:
- the dut gene encoding dUTP diphosphatase, translating to MEIKIINTSGHPLPQYETANAAGMDLRAAITEEIILKPLQRLLVPTGLFIELPIGYEAQIRPRSGLAYKHGISIVNSPGTIDADYRGEIKVLLVNLSDTDFKIVNGDRIAQMIVAKHETVSWQTVEQLGETARGEGGYGHTGK from the coding sequence ATGGAAATAAAAATCATCAATACATCCGGGCACCCGCTTCCTCAGTACGAAACTGCAAATGCGGCAGGAATGGATTTAAGGGCAGCCATCACAGAAGAAATAATACTTAAACCTTTACAACGTCTGTTAGTACCAACGGGTTTGTTTATCGAACTGCCTATTGGTTACGAAGCACAGATCAGACCAAGAAGCGGCCTGGCCTATAAGCACGGCATCAGCATTGTAAATTCACCAGGTACAATTGATGCTGATTACCGTGGCGAAATAAAAGTATTATTGGTAAATTTATCGGATACAGATTTTAAAATCGTTAATGGCGATAGGATTGCACAAATGATAGTGGCCAAACACGAAACTGTAAGCTGGCAAACCGTTGAACAATTAGGAGAAACTGCACGCGGCGAAGGCGGTTACGGACATACGGGGAAATAG